One part of the Pseudomonas leptonychotis genome encodes these proteins:
- the maiA gene encoding maleylacetoacetate isomerase: protein MLTLYGYWRSSAAYRVRIALNLKGLAYEQVPVHLVKDGGQQHSAAYKALNPQELLPLLVDEGHGGVKIAQSLAILEYLDEVFPETPLLPRDPLRRAQVRALALHIACDLHPLNNLRVLQYLTGELGVSEAAKDAWYQHWLHSGLAAVEAGLAPFEGGLSLGEQPGYLEACLVPQLYNARRFNCDLDAYPRILAMTARCETLQAFAQAAPEVQPDAV from the coding sequence ATGTTGACGCTCTACGGCTATTGGCGCTCCAGCGCCGCCTACCGCGTGCGCATTGCGCTGAACCTCAAAGGCCTCGCCTATGAGCAGGTGCCGGTGCATCTGGTCAAAGATGGCGGCCAGCAGCACAGCGCGGCTTACAAGGCACTGAATCCGCAAGAGTTGCTGCCGCTGCTGGTGGATGAAGGCCATGGCGGGGTGAAAATTGCCCAATCGCTGGCGATTCTCGAATACCTGGACGAGGTGTTTCCCGAAACGCCGCTGCTGCCGCGCGATCCTTTGCGGCGCGCGCAGGTGCGGGCATTGGCGTTGCACATCGCCTGTGACCTGCACCCACTGAATAACCTGCGGGTGCTGCAGTACCTCACCGGCGAACTGGGCGTGAGTGAAGCTGCGAAAGACGCCTGGTACCAGCACTGGTTGCACAGCGGCCTGGCGGCGGTCGAAGCCGGTTTGGCGCCGTTCGAAGGTGGTTTGTCGCTCGGTGAGCAACCGGGATATTTGGAAGCCTGCCTGGTTCCGCAGCTGTATAATGCGCGCCGTTTTAACTGTGACCTTGATGCGTACCCTCGCATCCTCGCCATGACGGCGCGCTGTGAAACCCTCCAAGCGTTTGCGCAAGCCGCTCCGGAGGTGCAACCCGACGCTGTTTAA
- a CDS encoding fumarylacetoacetate hydrolase family protein — MKLASLKHGRDGALVVVSRDLSRAVKVPGVAATLQAALDNWAQAKPKLEAVYQRLNDGLEEGAFAFDQTACHSPLPRAYHWADGSAYVNHVELVRKARGAEIPESFWHDPLMYQGGSESFIPPHSPIQMADEAWGIDLEAEIAVITDDVPMGATASEAAGHIQLLMLVNDVSLRNLIPGELAKGFGFYQSKPSSSFSPVAITPDELGDTWRDGKVHRPLVSHINDALFGQPDAGVDMTFNFPTLVAHAAKTRPLGSGTIIGSGTVSNYDRSAGSSCLAEKRMLEIIESGEAKTPFLKFGDRVRIEMFDAAGHSLFGKIDQLVEPYNTH, encoded by the coding sequence ATGAAACTCGCATCCCTCAAACACGGCCGTGATGGTGCGCTGGTCGTGGTCTCCCGCGACCTTAGTCGGGCGGTCAAAGTGCCAGGTGTCGCCGCTACCTTGCAGGCAGCGCTGGATAACTGGGCGCAGGCCAAACCCAAGTTGGAGGCGGTGTATCAGCGTCTGAACGATGGCCTGGAGGAGGGCGCATTTGCCTTCGATCAGACCGCTTGCCACAGCCCATTGCCGCGCGCCTATCACTGGGCCGATGGCAGCGCCTATGTGAATCACGTGGAGTTGGTGCGCAAAGCACGCGGCGCCGAGATTCCCGAAAGCTTCTGGCATGACCCGCTGATGTACCAGGGTGGCTCTGAAAGCTTTATCCCGCCGCACAGCCCAATCCAAATGGCCGATGAAGCCTGGGGTATCGACCTGGAAGCGGAGATCGCGGTGATTACCGACGATGTGCCGATGGGCGCCACCGCAAGCGAGGCGGCCGGGCATATCCAGCTGCTGATGTTGGTCAACGACGTGTCGCTGCGCAACCTGATCCCTGGCGAGCTGGCCAAGGGTTTTGGCTTTTATCAGAGCAAGCCGTCGTCGAGCTTCTCGCCGGTGGCGATTACCCCGGATGAGCTGGGTGATACCTGGCGCGACGGCAAGGTGCATCGGCCACTGGTCTCGCATATCAACGACGCGCTGTTCGGCCAGCCGGATGCCGGCGTGGATATGACCTTCAATTTCCCGACTCTGGTGGCTCATGCGGCCAAGACCCGCCCGCTGGGCAGCGGCACCATCATCGGTTCCGGCACCGTGTCCAATTACGACCGCAGCGCCGGCTCCAGTTGCCTGGCCGAGAAGCGCATGTTGGAAATCATCGAGAGCGGCGAGGCGAAAACCCCGTTCCTTAAGTTCGGTGATCGTGTGCGCATCGAGATGTTCGACGCCGCCGGCCACAGCCTGTTCGGCAAGATCGATCAGCTTGTAGAGCCATACAACACCCACTGA
- a CDS encoding homogentisate 1,2-dioxygenase — MSRNWISFPLREGECSRQAHCDFPEGTYEREMGREGFFGPTAHLHHKHPPTGWIDWEGPLRPHAFNFNDIASERDCPLAAPLTLHNSDVKLRVWKTHGAMRHLVRNADGDDLLFIHEGAGHFYCDFGHLTYRDGDYLLIPRGTAWRIESDEPTFMLLIESTDGAYQLPDKGLVGPQAIFDPAVLDHPRIDEAFKAQQDEKTWQIRIKRRGQISTVTYPYNPLDVVGWHGDNTVVRLNWRDIRPLMSHRYHLPPSAHTTFVANGFVICTFTPRPVESDPGALKVPFYHNNDDYDEVLFYHRGNFFSRDNIEQGMVTLHPCGFPHGPHPKALKKSQEAPATFIDEVAVMIDTRRALEVGDAAASVDVPEYVNSWRAPGKES, encoded by the coding sequence ATGAGCCGTAACTGGATCAGTTTTCCCCTGCGTGAAGGCGAGTGCTCCCGGCAGGCGCACTGCGACTTTCCCGAAGGCACCTACGAACGCGAGATGGGCCGCGAAGGCTTCTTCGGCCCTACGGCGCACCTGCACCACAAGCATCCGCCCACCGGTTGGATTGACTGGGAAGGGCCGCTGCGTCCGCATGCATTCAACTTCAATGACATTGCCAGCGAGCGTGATTGCCCGCTGGCCGCGCCGCTGACGCTGCATAACAGCGACGTGAAGCTGCGCGTGTGGAAAACCCACGGCGCCATGCGTCATTTGGTGCGTAACGCCGATGGCGATGATCTGTTGTTTATCCATGAAGGGGCAGGGCATTTCTACTGCGATTTCGGCCATTTGACCTACCGCGATGGCGATTACCTGTTGATTCCGCGCGGCACGGCCTGGCGCATCGAGTCCGATGAGCCGACCTTTATGCTGTTGATCGAAAGCACCGATGGCGCCTATCAACTGCCGGACAAAGGGCTGGTCGGCCCTCAGGCGATCTTCGATCCGGCGGTGCTCGATCATCCGCGTATCGATGAGGCCTTCAAGGCCCAGCAGGACGAGAAAACCTGGCAAATTCGCATCAAACGGCGCGGCCAGATCAGTACTGTGACCTATCCGTACAACCCGCTGGATGTGGTCGGCTGGCACGGTGACAACACCGTGGTGCGGCTCAATTGGCGCGATATCCGTCCGTTGATGAGCCACCGTTACCACTTGCCGCCATCGGCGCACACCACCTTCGTGGCTAACGGTTTTGTGATCTGCACCTTCACACCGCGCCCAGTGGAAAGCGACCCCGGCGCGCTGAAGGTACCGTTCTATCACAACAACGACGACTACGACGAAGTGCTGTTCTACCACCGTGGCAACTTCTTCAGCCGCGACAATATCGAGCAGGGCATGGTCACTCTGCACCCGTGCGGCTTCCCCCATGGTCCGCACCCCAAGGCACTGAAAAAGAGCCAGGAAGCACCCGCCACCTTTATTGATGAAGTGGCGGTGATGATTGATACGCGCCGCGCCCTGGAAGTCGGCGATGCCGCTGCCAGCGTCGATGTCCCCGAATACGTGAACTCCTGGCGTGCGCCGGGCAAGGAATCCTGA
- the hppD gene encoding 4-hydroxyphenylpyruvate dioxygenase has protein sequence MNAVNKIEQHNPIGTDGFEFVEYTAPTPEGIQQLRELFTAMGFTETAKHRSKEVWLFQQHDINFVLNGSPTGHVREFGLKHGPSACAMAFRVQNAAQAAAYVESQGAKLVGSHANFGELNIPCVEGIGGSLLYLVDRYGDKSIYDVDFEYIEGRTPNDNSVGLKELDHLTHNVKRGQMDVWSGFYERIANLREVRYFDIEGKLTGLLSRAMTAPCGKIRIPINESSDDKSQIEEFIREYQGEGIQHIALSSEDIYATVRQLRANGVDFMVTPGTYYDKVDTRVAGHDEPTDVLRDLNILIDGAPGDDGILLQIFTNTVIGPIFFEIIQRKGNQGFGEGNFKALFESIEEDQIKRGVIKAD, from the coding sequence ATGAACGCCGTGAACAAGATCGAACAGCACAATCCTATTGGCACCGACGGCTTCGAATTTGTCGAATACACCGCGCCGACCCCGGAAGGCATTCAGCAGCTGCGCGAGCTGTTCACTGCCATGGGTTTTACCGAAACCGCCAAGCACCGCTCCAAAGAGGTTTGGTTGTTCCAGCAGCACGACATCAATTTCGTGCTCAATGGCAGCCCGACTGGGCATGTGCGTGAATTCGGTTTAAAGCACGGTCCAAGCGCCTGCGCCATGGCCTTCCGCGTACAGAACGCTGCTCAAGCCGCCGCTTATGTGGAGTCTCAGGGCGCCAAACTGGTGGGCAGCCACGCCAACTTCGGTGAGCTGAACATTCCCTGCGTTGAAGGCATCGGCGGTTCGCTGTTGTACTTGGTGGATCGTTACGGCGACAAGAGCATCTATGACGTCGACTTTGAATACATCGAAGGCCGTACGCCTAACGACAACTCGGTCGGCCTGAAAGAGCTCGATCACCTGACCCATAACGTTAAGCGCGGGCAGATGGACGTGTGGTCCGGCTTCTATGAGCGCATCGCTAATCTGCGCGAGGTGCGCTACTTCGATATCGAGGGCAAGCTCACCGGGCTGCTGTCGCGCGCCATGACTGCGCCGTGCGGCAAAATTCGCATCCCGATCAACGAATCGTCTGATGATAAGTCGCAGATCGAGGAGTTTATTCGCGAATACCAAGGCGAAGGCATCCAGCACATCGCCCTGAGCAGCGAAGATATCTATGCCACCGTGCGCCAACTGCGCGCCAATGGTGTGGATTTCATGGTCACCCCCGGCACCTATTACGACAAGGTCGACACCCGTGTAGCTGGCCATGACGAACCCACCGATGTGCTGCGCGACCTGAATATTCTGATCGACGGCGCGCCGGGTGATGACGGCATCCTGCTGCAGATTTTTACCAACACGGTAATCGGGCCGATCTTCTTCGAGATCATTCAGCGCAAGGGCAACCAAGGCTTTGGTGAGGGCAACTTCAAGGCGCTGTTTGAGTCCATCGAGGAAGACCAGATCAAGCGCGGTGTGATCAAAGCGGATTGA